The window CTCTGCAACTCctgtttttatgtttcattgCTTGATATATATTGTACTCGTGTCCATCAGTTCAAACCATGCATGAGTTTAGTCAATATATGGTGTTCATTGACCTGTTGCATGAATCACTTGCATTCGTTTAGATTTTGTGCTTTGTATATGACGCACGGCATGTTGTCATGTTTTTGTGGTTATGTTCTCATGTTCCCTCGGGAAACACTTATCAAAATCAAGGCTCGAATCTCTTACTACTCTGTTGCTGCTGGAAAAAGCCGTTATCAATGAGCTTATCTTGTTTGTTTTAATGATTTAGATATTAGGTTCTTAACGTTTCCATAGTTCAGTCATGATGTGTAAATCAGTTGTGGAAGATACAAGGAACAGTTTGATAAATGAGCTTATCTTGTTTGTCTCAGTTGCGTAGATGTTAGGTTCTGTACGTTTCCATTTCTCAGTGTGTAGAGCACTTGTGTAAGATACAAGGAACAGTTTGGTAAAGTAGCTTGTTGAAGGTATCTTGTTTCATTCCATTGTTCAGTCAATAACTAAACCTGAATGTGGTTTGTATCTGGCTTCTTTTGTCACTATATGGCGTTCACTGATGTGTTGCCTGAATCACTTACAAATGAGCTTGAGCTTTGGCTATCTCAGTGATGCCATAGGCCTTTGATCCGGCTGAACATTTTGTATCATTTTCACACAAGTACTGAGAGTATATTATGTTTCTGCAACTCCTGTTTTCTTGTTTCATTATTATACACTGCTTCTCATATATTGTCTATCAGTTCAAACCATGAGTTTAATTGTATATGGCGTTCATTGATTTGTTGTCTGAATCACTTAGTTTagattttgtgtgtgttttcttttctgttttagTAACATCTAGCTGCATATATGTTTTTAGTTTgacttatgtatatataattggTTCGTTATCTCTTGATATCTATTCTTATGTCGGTGGTTTTTAGAGGAGGTTGGTGCTTTGATTGTTAAATCAAAGACTAGCTGGCTTTCTGCTGAGGAGATTTGCAAAATACTGAAACAAGCTGAGAGTAAAAACTTAACCGAGTCTGTGGAAAAGCCTCCCATAGATTCCATTGGACTGTTCATTTTCAGAGAGAAGAAGTTCTACGATCATTGGTAAGTAACTTAATCAACATTTAAATATGAGGGGAGTGGAAAATATTAAGGTGTAAAgtgttaatatattaatatagtttgattgtttgtttgtttaggaGGTGGAATGACGTGGGTGGAAGTAAGAGGAAGAGAGGTGGAAACAACAGGCtgggaaagaagaagaagaagctttcgGGAAATGATGGATGTAGCGTAAATGTGATGGAGTCCACTGGATTGCTAGAAGACAATTATGTGAGAAGGGTGCATAGGGATTCCAAAAAGTAAGTGCTAACTTTCAAAGTTAGCTATTAAATTATGTTAAGTTAAAAACACTaacttttttttgctttttgtttGATTCAGCTTTGGTGATGAGTTGGCTGTGGTGCACTACCGCAGGCTCACCTGAATCAGTTTTGGCTTCTATGTTCTACAAAACTTGCACATTTGTCTATATTCGAAAACTTGAAAGACTTTTATGTCTTACCAAACTTTCTTATCTTGTCTATATTCAGAGAAACTTGTATATCTTTTCTACGATCAAATGATAATAGCTGGGATGATTGGATAACTGTAATCCTCTATTTGTCTCactgttttctttttcctttcc is drawn from Brassica rapa cultivar Chiifu-401-42 chromosome A05, CAAS_Brap_v3.01, whole genome shotgun sequence and contains these coding sequences:
- the LOC103869410 gene encoding uncharacterized protein LOC103869410 isoform X1 — protein: MAGANQEVPSKRLPGYCNLQEKHGDDEEVGALIVKSKTSWLSAEEICKILKQAESKNLTESVEKPPIDSIGLFIFREKKFYDHWRWNDVGGSKRKRGGNNRLGKKKKKLSGNDGCSVNVMESTGLLEDNYVRRVHRDSKNFGDELAVVHYRRLT
- the LOC103869410 gene encoding uncharacterized protein LOC103869410 isoform X2, with product MLGYVRIHCSITICVEFERAINRILEEVGALIVKSKTSWLSAEEICKILKQAESKNLTESVEKPPIDSIGLFIFREKKFYDHWRWNDVGGSKRKRGGNNRLGKKKKKLSGNDGCSVNVMESTGLLEDNYVRRVHRDSKNFGDELAVVHYRRLT